A single region of the Micropterus dolomieu isolate WLL.071019.BEF.003 ecotype Adirondacks linkage group LG18, ASM2129224v1, whole genome shotgun sequence genome encodes:
- the LOC123987480 gene encoding receptor-type tyrosine-protein phosphatase gamma-like — MYGPDEGWASAYTECRERNQSPINIVDQDTKVSADFQELTLEGFDTESSNKTSMKNTGKTVAIILKDDYFVRGAGLPGRFKAEKVEFHWGPSNGSEGSEHSINSRRYPVEVSTIY, encoded by the exons ATGTATGGGCCCGACGAGGGCTGGGCGTCAGCCTACACAgaatgcagagagagaaaccAGTCACCAATCAACATTGTGGACCAGGATACCAAAGTATCCGCAGACTTTCAGGAACTGACACTGGAGGGCTTTGATACGGAATCTTCTAATAAGACATCTATGAAGAACACTGGCAAAACAG TGGCCATTATCTTGAAGGACGATTACTTTGTTCGGGGAGCAGGCCTACCAGGGAGGTTTAAGGCAGAAAAAGTGGAGTTTCATTGGGGTCCGAGCAACGGATCTGAAGGCTCTGAACACAGCATCAACAGCCGGCGTTACCCTGTGGAGGTAAGCACAATCTACTAA